From Anopheles coluzzii chromosome 3, AcolN3, whole genome shotgun sequence, the proteins below share one genomic window:
- the LOC120956232 gene encoding uncharacterized protein LOC120956232 isoform X31 translates to MTVNMSPLGGGRWRCLASLLILTILARIVRAEQEVIVAIDEPGKTQYHEANFNTSSYQYGYEVGPNGQFHHETRGPDGVTYGCYGYIDPNGQLRVTHYVADTHGYRVVEPNRPVEIFVDAPTQYSNSIAEEEPQERRRGELRPWTELYLPKGCGMFPGGMRPDGGSGGASPPTAPSYPSTGGSGSTQGNKPSNQGQGQGQGQGQGQGQGQGQGQGQGQGQGQGQGQGQGQEHGQGQGQGQGQGQGQWQGQGQNQGQGQNQGQSQGQGQGQGQNQGQGQWQGQGQGQGQGQGQGQGQGQGQGQGQGQGQGQGQGQGQGQGQGQGQGQRPGQGQQQQQGQGQRQQQQQGQGQQQQQQEQGQGQGQQQQQGQGHGHQGQHQGSHQGPISSGQHQGQHQGSHQGIHGGEHQGQHQGSHQGPISSGQHQGQHQGSHQGSSGEHQGQHQGSHQGPISSGQHQGQHQGNHQGINSGEHQGQHQGSHQGPISSGQQQGQHQGSHQGIHGGEHQGQHQGSHQGPISSGQHQGQHQGSHQGASGEHQGQHQGSHEGPISSGQHQGQHQGSHQGIHSGQHQGEHQHQHQGPVGEGQHQTSHQGSHQGLSQGEFQGQHQGQHQKPISGNKEEHNLQVQVSWGQGQQGQGQQGQSQGQSQGQSQGQSQGQSQSQGQSQGQSQGQQGQSQGQSQGQTHRPPQGGPTTEQPPVESSPSTPIPGSPGTAIGVYPPTKPIDTSSPPGSSSSSSSSPPPSMPPSGPPSSSGGDNYAPPPNYQIAVSQYPYFFVPYPYAPPNVPQAPCNCPADQQNQQGGQQPNQPAGYLGFIPVLYIPNCHAQKSGLPANFNWPAPPPPEGFGQSLDELPAQRLFQKPDGSWVLQRARNRSRRLRVRRPAARRIITDQEYPAKK, encoded by the exons ATTTTGACGATACTTGCGCGTATCGTTCGTGCCGAGCAGGAAGTTATCGTGGCGATTGATGAACCCGGCAAAACCCAATACCATGAGGCAAACTTTAACACCA GTTCATACCAGTACGGGTACGAGGTGGGACCGAACGGACAGTTCCATCACGAAACACGTGGCCCCGATGGTGTCACTTACGGTTGCTACGGATATATCGACCCGAATGGACAGCTGCGCGTGACGCACTACGTGGCCGATACGCACGGGTACCGGGTGGTAGAGCCGAACCGGCCGGTCGAAATTTTTGTCGATGCTCCTACACAGTACAGCAA CTCCATTGCGGAAGAGGAACCACAGGAGCGACGAAGGGGTGAGCTACGGCCGTGGACGGAGCTGTACCTGCCGAAGGGATGTGGCATGTTTCCGGGTGGTATGCGGCCAGACGGTGGCTCAGGTGGCGCTAGTCCACCGACGG CACCTTCATACCCAAGCACCGGTGGAAGCGGCAGTACACAAG GAAATAAACCATCGAACCAGGGACAGGGGCAGGGCCAGGGACAAGGTCAGGGGCAAGGGCAAGGGCAAGGACAAGGGCAGGGGCAAGGGCAAGGGCAAGGGCAGGGTCAGGGCCAGGGACAGGGACAGGAACATGGACAGGGGCAAGGACAGGGACAGGGACAGGGACAGGGACAATGGCAAGGACAAGGCCAAAATCAAGGACAAGGACAGAATCAAGGACAATCACAAGGACAAGGCCAAGGGCAAGGTCAAAATCAAGGACAGGGACAGTGGCAAGGACAAGGTCAAGGACAAGGGCAAGGTCAAGGTCAAGGACAAGGACAAG GGCAAGGTCAAGGTCAAG GACAAGGTCAAGGACAAGGACAAGGACAAGGTCAAGGACAAGGTCAAGGACAAG GACAAGGACAAGGCCAACGTCCAGGCCAaggacaacaacagcaacaaggtCAAGGCCAAC gacagcaacagcagcaaggtcaaggacaacaacagcaacagcaagagcAGGGACAGGGACAGggtcaacaacaacagcaaggcCAAGGGCATGGACATCAAGGACAGCATCAAGGGTCACATCAGGGCCCGATCAGTTCCGGCCAACATCAGGGACAACATCAGGGTAGCCATCAAGGTATTCACGGTGGAGAGCATCAAGGACAACATCAAGGGTCACATCAGGGGCCAATAAGCTCGGGACAGCATCAGGGACAACACCAGGGAAGTCATCAAGGCTCGAGCGGTGAACACCAAGGACAGCATCAAGGTTCCCATCAAGGTCCTATTAGTTCCGGACAGCATCAAGGACAGCACCAGGGCAATCATCAAGGAATTAATAGTGGAGAGCATCAAGGACAACACCAGGGCTCCCATCAGGGGCCGATCAGCTCGGGCCAGCAACAGGGACAACATCAGGGAAGCCATCAAGGTATTCACGGTGGAGAGCATCAAGGACAACACCAAGGCTCCCATCAGGGTCCGATCAGCTCGGGCCAGCACCAGGGACAGCATCAGGGCAGTCATCAGGGTGCTAGCGGTGAACATCAGGGACAACACCAGGGCTCACACGAAGGTCCCATCAGCTCGGGTCAGCACCAGGGACAGCATCAGGGCAGTCATCAAGGAATACACAGCGGACAGCATCAG GGGGAGCATCAACATCAGCACCAGGGACCAGTTGGAGAAGGGCAACATCAGACTAGCCATCAAGGAAGCCACCAGGGCCTGTCGCAGGGAGAGTTCCAGGGTCAACATCAGGGGCAGCACCAGAAACCGATCAGCGGCAACAAGGAGGAGCACAACCTGCAGGTTCAAGTGTCCTGGGGACAGGGACAGCAGGGACAGGGACAACAAGGCCAATCTCAAGGTCAATCCCAAGGACAGTCTCAAGGACAGTCGCAAGGCCAGTCTCAATCCCAGGGGCAGTCTCAAGGCCAATCCCAGGGACAACAGGGACAGTCTCAAGGCCAATCCCAGGGACAGACACATCGTCCACCGCAAGGAG GACCTACGACGGAACAACCTCCAGTCGAGTCTTCACCGAGTACACCGATCCCTGGATCGCCTGGAACCGCAATTGGTGTGTATCCACCGACAAAACCGATCGATACCAGCTCACCGCCTGGCtcgtcatcctcctcctcctcatctcCGCCCCCATCGATGCCACCCTCGGGGCCACCGTCGTCTTCCGGTGGGGACAACTATGCTCCACCTCCAAACTATCAGATAGCGGTATCGCAATATCCGTACTTCTTTGTGCCCTATCCGTACGCACCGCCGAACGTGCCGCAGGCACCATGCAACTGCCCAGCCGATCAGCAAAACCAGCAGGGTGGCCAACAGCCAAACCAGCCGGCCGGCTACCTCGGCTTCATTCCCGTCCTGTACATCCCGAACTGTCACGCCCAGAAGAGTGGACTGCCGGCCAACTTCAACTGGCcggcaccgccaccaccggaaGGGTTCGGCCAGTCACTGGACGAGCTGCCGGCCCAGCGACTCTTTCAGAAACCGGACGGTAGCTGGGTGCTGCAGCGGGCCCGCAACCGCTCTCGCCGGCTGCGTGTCCGACGTCCCGCTGCCCGGCGAATCATTACCGACCAGGAATATCCAGCGAAGAAGTAG
- the LOC120956232 gene encoding uncharacterized protein LOC120956232 isoform X8 yields the protein MTVNMSPLGGGRWRCLASLLILTILARIVRAEQEVIVAIDEPGKTQYHEANFNTSSYQYGYEVGPNGQFHHETRGPDGVTYGCYGYIDPNGQLRVTHYVADTHGYRVVEPNRPVEIFVDAPTQYSNSIAEEEPQERRRGELRPWTELYLPKGCGMFPGGMRPDGGSGGASPPTAPSYPSTGGSGSTQGNKPSNQGQGQGQGQGQGQGQGQGQGQGQGQGQGQGQGQGQGQEHGQGQGQGQGQGQGQWQGQGQNQGQGQNQGQSQGQGQGQGQNQGQGQWQGQGQGQGQGQGQGQGQGQGQGQGQGQGQGQGQGQGQGQGQGQGQGQGQGQGQGQGQGQGQGQGQGQGQRPGQGQQQQQGQGQRQQQQQGQGQQQQQQEQGQGQGQQQQQGQGHGHQGQHQGSHQGPISSGQHQGQHQGSHQGIHGGEHQGQHQGSHQGPISSGQHQGQHQGSHQGSSGEHQGQHQGSHQGPISSGQHQGQHQGNHQGINSGEHQGQHQGSHQGPISSGQQQGQHQGSHQGIHGGEHQGQHQGSHQGPISSGQHQGQHQGSHQGASGEHQGQHQGSHEGPISSGQHQGQHQGSHQGIHSGQHQGEHQHQHQGPVGEGQHQTSHQGSHQGLSQGEFQGQHQGQHQKPISGNKEEHNLQVQVSWGQGQQGQGQQGQSQGQSQGQSQGQSQGQSQSQGQSQGQSQGQQGQSQGQSQGQTHRPPQGGPTTEQPPVESSPSTPIPGSPGTAIGVYPPTKPIDTSSPPGSSSSSSSSPPPSMPPSGPPSSSGGDNYAPPPNYQIAVSQYPYFFVPYPYAPPNVPQAPCNCPADQQNQQGGQQPNQPAGYLGFIPVLYIPNCHAQKSGLPANFNWPAPPPPEGFGQSLDELPAQRLFQKPDGSWVLQRARNRSRRLRVRRPAARRIITDQEYPAKK from the exons ATTTTGACGATACTTGCGCGTATCGTTCGTGCCGAGCAGGAAGTTATCGTGGCGATTGATGAACCCGGCAAAACCCAATACCATGAGGCAAACTTTAACACCA GTTCATACCAGTACGGGTACGAGGTGGGACCGAACGGACAGTTCCATCACGAAACACGTGGCCCCGATGGTGTCACTTACGGTTGCTACGGATATATCGACCCGAATGGACAGCTGCGCGTGACGCACTACGTGGCCGATACGCACGGGTACCGGGTGGTAGAGCCGAACCGGCCGGTCGAAATTTTTGTCGATGCTCCTACACAGTACAGCAA CTCCATTGCGGAAGAGGAACCACAGGAGCGACGAAGGGGTGAGCTACGGCCGTGGACGGAGCTGTACCTGCCGAAGGGATGTGGCATGTTTCCGGGTGGTATGCGGCCAGACGGTGGCTCAGGTGGCGCTAGTCCACCGACGG CACCTTCATACCCAAGCACCGGTGGAAGCGGCAGTACACAAG GAAATAAACCATCGAACCAGGGACAGGGGCAGGGCCAGGGACAAGGTCAGGGGCAAGGGCAAGGGCAAGGACAAGGGCAGGGGCAAGGGCAAGGGCAAGGGCAGGGTCAGGGCCAGGGACAGGGACAGGAACATGGACAGGGGCAAGGACAGGGACAGGGACAGGGACAGGGACAATGGCAAGGACAAGGCCAAAATCAAGGACAAGGACAGAATCAAGGACAATCACAAGGACAAGGCCAAGGGCAAGGTCAAAATCAAGGACAGGGACAGTGGCAAGGACAAGGTCAAGGACAAGGGCAAGGTCAAGGTCAAGGACAAGGACAAGGTCAAGGACAAGGTCAAGGACAAGGTCAAGGACAAGGTCAAGGACAAGGTCAAGGACAAGGTCAAGGACAAG GACAAGGACAAGGACAAGGTCAAGGACAAGGACAAGGACAAGGTCAAGGACAAGGTCAAGGACAAG GACAAGGACAAGGCCAACGTCCAGGCCAaggacaacaacagcaacaaggtCAAGGCCAAC gacagcaacagcagcaaggtcaaggacaacaacagcaacagcaagagcAGGGACAGGGACAGggtcaacaacaacagcaaggcCAAGGGCATGGACATCAAGGACAGCATCAAGGGTCACATCAGGGCCCGATCAGTTCCGGCCAACATCAGGGACAACATCAGGGTAGCCATCAAGGTATTCACGGTGGAGAGCATCAAGGACAACATCAAGGGTCACATCAGGGGCCAATAAGCTCGGGACAGCATCAGGGACAACACCAGGGAAGTCATCAAGGCTCGAGCGGTGAACACCAAGGACAGCATCAAGGTTCCCATCAAGGTCCTATTAGTTCCGGACAGCATCAAGGACAGCACCAGGGCAATCATCAAGGAATTAATAGTGGAGAGCATCAAGGACAACACCAGGGCTCCCATCAGGGGCCGATCAGCTCGGGCCAGCAACAGGGACAACATCAGGGAAGCCATCAAGGTATTCACGGTGGAGAGCATCAAGGACAACACCAAGGCTCCCATCAGGGTCCGATCAGCTCGGGCCAGCACCAGGGACAGCATCAGGGCAGTCATCAGGGTGCTAGCGGTGAACATCAGGGACAACACCAGGGCTCACACGAAGGTCCCATCAGCTCGGGTCAGCACCAGGGACAGCATCAGGGCAGTCATCAAGGAATACACAGCGGACAGCATCAG GGGGAGCATCAACATCAGCACCAGGGACCAGTTGGAGAAGGGCAACATCAGACTAGCCATCAAGGAAGCCACCAGGGCCTGTCGCAGGGAGAGTTCCAGGGTCAACATCAGGGGCAGCACCAGAAACCGATCAGCGGCAACAAGGAGGAGCACAACCTGCAGGTTCAAGTGTCCTGGGGACAGGGACAGCAGGGACAGGGACAACAAGGCCAATCTCAAGGTCAATCCCAAGGACAGTCTCAAGGACAGTCGCAAGGCCAGTCTCAATCCCAGGGGCAGTCTCAAGGCCAATCCCAGGGACAACAGGGACAGTCTCAAGGCCAATCCCAGGGACAGACACATCGTCCACCGCAAGGAG GACCTACGACGGAACAACCTCCAGTCGAGTCTTCACCGAGTACACCGATCCCTGGATCGCCTGGAACCGCAATTGGTGTGTATCCACCGACAAAACCGATCGATACCAGCTCACCGCCTGGCtcgtcatcctcctcctcctcatctcCGCCCCCATCGATGCCACCCTCGGGGCCACCGTCGTCTTCCGGTGGGGACAACTATGCTCCACCTCCAAACTATCAGATAGCGGTATCGCAATATCCGTACTTCTTTGTGCCCTATCCGTACGCACCGCCGAACGTGCCGCAGGCACCATGCAACTGCCCAGCCGATCAGCAAAACCAGCAGGGTGGCCAACAGCCAAACCAGCCGGCCGGCTACCTCGGCTTCATTCCCGTCCTGTACATCCCGAACTGTCACGCCCAGAAGAGTGGACTGCCGGCCAACTTCAACTGGCcggcaccgccaccaccggaaGGGTTCGGCCAGTCACTGGACGAGCTGCCGGCCCAGCGACTCTTTCAGAAACCGGACGGTAGCTGGGTGCTGCAGCGGGCCCGCAACCGCTCTCGCCGGCTGCGTGTCCGACGTCCCGCTGCCCGGCGAATCATTACCGACCAGGAATATCCAGCGAAGAAGTAG